In Halarcobacter bivalviorum, a genomic segment contains:
- a CDS encoding glucose-6-phosphate isomerase, whose product MKYHKSFYQIKSNEEIFSKIVKEKEHIGYYSLPFQETKEIKEFAKRVKQKHIVVVGIGGSSLGTFAIHHFLIDKENDKKLHFLESTDPIDLQRRIRKIDLKDALFIVISKSGTTIETISILKYLSSILVLDSSNTICITEEDSKLNSFAKSKEIKTFDIPKNVGGRFSVFSNVGLLPLAIMGLDIDKLLKGCQDIYNSFFEKEDYYSIIMEKARFIVENKNRFNINVIFSYSSLLDGFNKWYVQLWGESLGKININGTKQALTPVGLLGPVDQHSFLQLIMEGKRDKTVTFIKIEDFNDDLTIPNISLEGLEELDYLNNIKFKNLINKQADSTIQAVEDLKDIPYDVITIQSQDEYNIGKLMFTYELLTSIVGSFVQINTYDQPGVEAGKIILKKSLKKEK is encoded by the coding sequence ATGAAATATCATAAGAGTTTCTATCAAATAAAATCAAATGAAGAGATTTTTTCAAAGATTGTAAAAGAGAAAGAGCACATTGGTTATTACTCTTTACCTTTTCAAGAAACAAAAGAGATAAAAGAGTTTGCAAAAAGAGTAAAACAAAAGCATATTGTTGTTGTAGGAATTGGTGGAAGCTCTTTAGGAACTTTTGCAATTCATCATTTTTTAATAGATAAAGAAAATGATAAAAAACTGCATTTTTTAGAATCTACAGATCCAATTGATTTACAAAGAAGAATAAGAAAAATTGATTTAAAAGATGCACTTTTTATTGTGATTTCTAAATCAGGAACAACAATTGAGACTATCTCTATTTTAAAATATCTTTCTTCTATTTTAGTTTTAGATAGTTCAAATACTATTTGTATCACAGAAGAAGATAGTAAGTTAAACTCTTTTGCAAAATCAAAAGAGATTAAAACTTTTGACATACCTAAAAATGTGGGGGGAAGGTTTTCAGTTTTTTCTAATGTTGGACTTCTACCTCTTGCAATAATGGGACTTGATATAGATAAGTTATTAAAAGGGTGTCAAGATATTTATAATAGTTTTTTTGAAAAAGAAGATTACTATTCAATTATTATGGAAAAAGCAAGATTTATAGTTGAAAATAAAAATAGGTTTAATATAAATGTTATTTTTTCATATTCATCATTACTTGATGGTTTTAATAAATGGTATGTTCAACTTTGGGGTGAAAGTTTAGGAAAAATAAATATAAATGGAACTAAACAAGCATTAACACCAGTTGGACTTTTAGGTCCAGTTGATCAACACTCTTTTTTACAACTAATTATGGAAGGAAAAAGAGATAAAACAGTTACATTTATTAAAATTGAAGATTTTAATGATGATTTAACTATTCCAAATATCTCTTTAGAAGGTTTGGAAGAACTTGATTATTTAAATAATATTAAGTTTAAAAATTTGATAAATAAACAAGCAGACTCAACAATTCAAGCAGTTGAAGATTTAAAAGATATTCCTTATGATGTTATAACAATTCAATCGCAAGATGAATATAATATTGGAAAATTAATGTTTACCTATGAATTATTAACTTCAATTGTAGGAAGTTTTGTTCAAATAAACACTTATGACCAACCAGGTGTAGAAGCAGGGAAGATAATTTTAAAGAAAAGTTTAAAAAAGGAAAAATAG
- a CDS encoding NAD-dependent epimerase, translating to MKILVTGTAGFIGFHLAKKLLERGDEVVGLDNINDYYDVNLKYARLNELGILQNEITSNKLIKSDKYPNHKFIKMDLSNTNDINALFEKEKFDAVCNLAAQAGVRYSLENPHAYIDSNIKGFLNILEACRNFNVKNLSYASSSSVYGLNKSQPFKTTDHTDHPISLYAATKKSNEMMAHTYSHLYGISTTGLRFFTVYGPWGRPDMAPIIFANAISQNKDIKVFNHGNMSRDFTYIDDIVDGIVNVIDNPAKPCINLEDIIPSDISSAPYRIYNIGNSSPTKLMDFISILEKEIGKEAKKEFLPMQDGDVESTFADINDLIKDFNYKPNINLSDGIGNFIKWYKGFYKITN from the coding sequence TTGAAGATATTAGTAACAGGTACTGCTGGATTTATTGGATTTCATTTAGCAAAAAAACTTCTTGAAAGAGGAGATGAAGTAGTAGGACTAGATAATATTAATGATTACTATGATGTAAATCTTAAATATGCAAGATTAAATGAACTTGGAATTTTACAAAATGAAATTACATCAAATAAACTGATAAAAAGTGATAAATATCCTAATCACAAGTTTATAAAAATGGATTTATCTAATACAAATGATATAAATGCACTTTTTGAAAAAGAGAAATTTGATGCAGTATGTAATTTAGCAGCACAAGCTGGAGTACGATACTCTTTGGAAAATCCTCATGCTTATATTGATAGTAATATTAAAGGTTTTTTAAATATTTTAGAGGCTTGTAGAAATTTTAATGTAAAAAATTTATCTTATGCTAGTAGTTCTTCTGTTTATGGTTTGAATAAATCTCAACCTTTTAAAACTACTGATCATACTGATCATCCCATATCTTTATATGCTGCAACAAAAAAGTCAAATGAAATGATGGCACATACATATTCTCATCTTTATGGAATAAGTACTACAGGATTAAGATTTTTTACTGTTTATGGACCTTGGGGACGCCCTGATATGGCACCAATTATTTTTGCAAATGCGATTTCTCAAAATAAGGATATTAAAGTATTTAATCATGGTAATATGAGTAGGGACTTTACATATATAGATGATATTGTAGATGGAATAGTTAATGTAATAGATAACCCTGCTAAGCCTTGCATTAATTTAGAAGATATAATTCCTTCAGATATTTCTAGTGCACCATATAGAATTTACAATATTGGAAATAGCTCTCCTACTAAGCTTATGGATTTTATAAGTATTTTAGAAAAAGAAATAGGGAAAGAAGCAAAAAAAGAGTTTTTGCCTATGCAAGATGGGGATGTGGAAAGTACATTTGCAGATATAAATGATTTAATAAAGGATTTTAACTATAAACCAAATATAAATTTAAGTGATGGAATAGGTAATTTTATAAAGTGGTATAAAGGATTTTATAAAATCACAAATTAA
- a CDS encoding nucleotide sugar dehydrogenase, whose translation MNKKICVIGLGYVGLPLAHAFSNKYQVVGFDINESRINELNLGFDRTLELSEDQVKEAISNGMKFSLDIKDIEDSNVYIVTVPTPIDKSNRPDLTPLIKSSQMIGKILKKDDIVIYESTVYPGVTEEVCVPELEKESGMKFNKDFFCGYSPERINPGDKEHTVTKILKVTSGSTPEIATIVDDLYSSIITAGTFKATSIKVAEAAKVIENTQRDVNIALINELALIFDNIGIDTNEVIEAAATKWNFIKLKPGLVGGHCIGVDPYYLTFKAEELGYKPNLILGARQINNGMGKYIAEQTVKQMIKNDKKIKDSNILILGVTFKENCPDLRNTKVTDIVDELREYGANIDIYDPWVDLEETKYHFNHELMEKNPFTENKKYDSIIIAVAHNEFISLSENDFKSISEGKEILIDIKGIVKNPTWRL comes from the coding sequence ATGAATAAAAAAATATGTGTAATAGGATTAGGTTATGTTGGATTACCTTTAGCTCATGCCTTTAGTAATAAATATCAAGTAGTAGGTTTTGATATAAATGAATCTAGAATAAATGAACTAAATTTAGGTTTTGATAGAACATTAGAGCTTTCAGAAGATCAAGTTAAAGAAGCAATTTCAAATGGGATGAAATTTTCATTAGACATTAAAGATATTGAAGATTCTAATGTTTATATTGTAACAGTTCCAACACCGATTGATAAATCAAATAGGCCAGATTTAACTCCTTTAATTAAATCTTCTCAAATGATAGGAAAGATTCTTAAAAAAGATGATATTGTTATTTATGAATCTACAGTTTATCCTGGGGTTACAGAAGAGGTGTGTGTTCCTGAACTTGAAAAAGAATCGGGAATGAAGTTTAATAAAGATTTCTTTTGTGGGTATTCTCCTGAAAGAATTAATCCAGGAGATAAAGAGCATACAGTTACAAAAATACTTAAAGTAACTTCTGGAAGTACTCCTGAAATAGCTACAATTGTAGATGATTTATATTCTTCAATTATTACAGCAGGTACTTTTAAAGCTACATCAATAAAAGTTGCAGAAGCGGCTAAAGTTATAGAAAATACACAAAGAGATGTAAATATTGCACTTATTAATGAATTGGCACTTATTTTTGATAATATTGGAATCGATACAAATGAAGTGATTGAAGCTGCAGCTACAAAATGGAATTTTATTAAATTAAAACCAGGACTTGTAGGTGGACATTGTATTGGAGTTGATCCTTATTATCTAACGTTTAAGGCAGAAGAATTAGGTTATAAACCAAACTTAATTTTAGGTGCAAGACAAATTAATAATGGGATGGGTAAATATATAGCAGAACAAACTGTTAAGCAAATGATAAAAAATGATAAAAAAATAAAAGATTCAAATATTTTGATACTTGGAGTTACTTTTAAAGAAAATTGTCCTGATTTAAGAAATACAAAAGTTACAGATATAGTAGATGAATTAAGAGAATATGGTGCAAATATTGATATTTATGATCCTTGGGTTGATTTAGAGGAAACTAAATATCATTTTAATCATGAGCTTATGGAAAAAAATCCTTTTACAGAAAATAAAAAATATGATTCAATTATTATAGCTGTAGCTCACAATGAATTTATTTCTCTTTCTGAAAATGATTTTAAATCAATAAGTGAAGGTAAAGAAATATTAATAGATATAAAGGGGATTGTAAAAAATCCTACATGGAGGTTATAA
- a CDS encoding Gfo/Idh/MocA family protein has translation MSDKKRFALIGASGYIAPRHMQAITETGNELVAALDPYDGIGIMDSHFPQASFFTEFERFDRFIDKYHRENDKKIDYIAITTPNYLHDAHIRFTLKSGCDAICEKPLVLNPHNIDQLKIIEQETGKRVNNILQLRLHPSIIALKEKVQKELEVNPNKIYDIDLTYLTSRGKWYFVSWKGDEDKSGGIASNIGVHFYDMLAWIFGEVKENIVHLKQPDANAGLLRLKNANVRWFLSVNYDYIPEEVKAQGQTTFRSITVEGEEIEFSGGFKDLHTRSYEEILAGNGFGLDEAYGSIDIVSQIRKMTPIGLKEDYHPFCKKII, from the coding sequence ATGTCAGATAAAAAAAGATTTGCACTAATTGGTGCATCAGGATATATTGCTCCAAGACATATGCAAGCAATAACTGAAACGGGAAATGAACTAGTTGCAGCACTTGATCCTTATGATGGAATAGGAATTATGGATTCTCATTTTCCTCAAGCAAGTTTTTTTACAGAGTTTGAAAGATTTGATAGATTCATCGATAAATATCATAGAGAAAATGATAAGAAAATAGACTATATCGCAATAACTACACCAAACTATCTTCATGATGCACATATAAGATTTACATTAAAAAGTGGTTGTGATGCAATTTGTGAAAAACCATTAGTATTAAATCCTCATAATATTGATCAATTAAAAATAATAGAACAAGAAACAGGAAAAAGAGTAAATAATATTTTACAATTAAGACTTCATCCTTCTATTATTGCTTTAAAAGAGAAAGTTCAAAAAGAGTTAGAAGTAAATCCAAATAAGATTTATGATATTGATTTGACTTACCTTACAAGTAGAGGTAAATGGTACTTTGTATCTTGGAAGGGAGATGAAGATAAGTCAGGAGGAATCGCATCTAATATTGGGGTACACTTTTATGATATGTTAGCTTGGATTTTTGGAGAAGTAAAAGAGAATATTGTTCACTTAAAACAACCAGATGCAAATGCAGGATTATTAAGACTTAAAAATGCAAATGTAAGATGGTTCTTATCTGTAAATTATGATTACATCCCAGAAGAAGTAAAGGCTCAAGGGCAAACAACATTTAGGTCAATCACTGTTGAAGGTGAAGAGATAGAGTTCTCTGGAGGATTTAAAGATTTACATACAAGATCTTACGAAGAGATTTTGGCTGGTAATGGATTTGGTTTAGATGAAGCTTATGGATCGATAGATATTGTTTCTCAAATTAGAAAAATGACACCTATTGGTTTAAAAGAAGATTATCACCCTTTTTGTAAAAAGATTATCTAA
- a CDS encoding acyltransferase, translating to MSNYFAHESSYVDDNVKIGENTKIWHFSHVLSGTTIGNNCSFGQNCVVGPKVNIGNGVKVQNNISIYEGVEVEDDVFLGPSMVFTNVINPRSFIVRKEEFKVTLLKKGCSIGANATVVCGNTIGKYALIGAGSVVNKDVKNFALMVGVPARQIGWVSVAGNRLEFDENNIAVDTFDNTKYKLENNEVSLLEK from the coding sequence ATGTCTAATTATTTTGCCCATGAATCATCATATGTAGATGATAATGTAAAAATAGGTGAAAATACTAAAATTTGGCATTTTTCACATGTATTAAGTGGTACAACAATTGGAAATAATTGTTCTTTTGGACAAAACTGTGTTGTTGGACCAAAAGTAAATATTGGAAATGGTGTTAAAGTTCAGAACAATATCTCTATTTATGAAGGTGTTGAAGTAGAAGATGATGTTTTTTTAGGACCTTCAATGGTTTTTACAAATGTTATTAACCCAAGATCTTTTATAGTACGAAAAGAAGAGTTTAAAGTAACGCTTCTTAAAAAAGGTTGCTCTATTGGTGCAAATGCAACAGTAGTATGTGGTAATACAATTGGTAAATACGCATTAATTGGTGCAGGAAGTGTTGTAAATAAAGATGTAAAAAATTTTGCACTTATGGTTGGTGTTCCTGCAAGGCAAATCGGTTGGGTTTCTGTTGCTGGAAATAGATTAGAGTTTGATGAAAATAACATTGCCGTAGATACTTTTGATAATACAAAATATAAATTAGAAAATAATGAAGTTTCATTACTAGAGAAATAA
- a CDS encoding DegT/DnrJ/EryC1/StrS family aminotransferase gives MKIDFAKLQDQYQLYKTEIDEAIQAVLNKSNYIMGEEITQLEESLQEFTKAKFAISCSSGTDALLLAMMALDIKPGDEIITTPFTFIATAETIAFLGATPVFVDIDEKTYNLDASLIEEKITSKTKAIIPVSIYGQPADMQKIQDIANKHNLKVIIDGAQSFGSTFNNITDSVWGDISTTSFFPAKPLGCFGDGGAVFTANEELAEKMKSLRVHGQSKRYHHKYIGMGGRLDTIQAAILNVKLKYYEKDLALRQEVASKYTKSLARKDLVLPYVDKKATSAWAQYSVRVKNRDSVQEKLKEAGIPTAVHYPKPLHIQECFEYLGYKKGGFPISEIVSEEIMSLPMNPYLTDEEIEYIIGYF, from the coding sequence GTGAAAATAGATTTTGCAAAATTACAAGACCAATACCAATTATATAAAACAGAAATTGATGAAGCTATTCAAGCAGTATTAAATAAATCAAACTATATTATGGGAGAAGAAATAACTCAATTAGAAGAGTCTCTTCAAGAGTTTACCAAAGCAAAATTTGCAATCTCATGTAGTTCAGGTACAGATGCTTTACTTCTTGCTATGATGGCACTTGATATCAAACCTGGTGATGAAATAATTACTACACCTTTTACTTTTATTGCAACTGCTGAAACAATTGCATTTCTGGGAGCAACTCCTGTTTTTGTAGATATTGATGAAAAGACTTATAATTTAGATGCTTCTTTAATTGAAGAGAAAATTACTTCTAAAACTAAAGCAATAATTCCTGTATCTATTTATGGACAACCAGCAGATATGCAAAAAATTCAAGATATAGCAAATAAGCATAATCTAAAAGTGATAATTGATGGTGCACAAAGTTTTGGTTCTACTTTTAATAATATAACAGATTCTGTATGGGGAGATATTTCAACTACTTCTTTTTTTCCTGCTAAACCACTAGGGTGTTTTGGTGATGGAGGAGCAGTTTTTACTGCTAATGAAGAACTAGCAGAAAAAATGAAATCATTAAGAGTTCATGGACAAAGCAAAAGGTATCATCACAAATATATTGGTATGGGTGGAAGACTTGATACTATCCAAGCTGCAATATTAAATGTAAAATTAAAATATTATGAAAAAGATTTAGCTTTAAGACAAGAAGTTGCAAGTAAATATACAAAATCTTTAGCTAGAAAAGATTTAGTTTTACCATATGTTGATAAAAAAGCAACTTCTGCTTGGGCACAATACTCTGTAAGAGTGAAAAATAGAGATAGTGTACAAGAAAAATTAAAAGAAGCAGGAATTCCAACTGCTGTACATTATCCTAAGCCTTTACATATTCAAGAGTGTTTTGAATATCTAGGGTATAAAAAAGGTGGTTTTCCAATTTCTGAAATAGTTTCAGAAGAGATTATGAGTTTACCAATGAATCCTTATTTAACAGATGAGGAAATAGAATATATTATAGGATATTTTTAG
- a CDS encoding lipopolysaccharide biosynthesis protein → MINKLRPRSDFAKNVITLMTGTTIAQAIPIAISPILTRIYAPEDFGVFALYMAIASIFAVIATGRYEMAIMLPHEEDDVKSIVKLIILILITITFFVFLSIFIFNNTITAFLDNPEISTWLYFLPISIFLVGLYQIYNYLLIREKNFKRLSTNKVIVSTTNSSTQLVYGFTISNGFGLLIGNIISYIVSIYFIVKSKTVNKYFNFKDNSINKVAKEYQNFPKYDVPSVLVNILSNQLPLFALGKYFSLGTVGFYSLMYKVLMMPIGLLSNSILDVFKQRATEDYNKYGNCEDIFIKTFKSLFLIGIIPFSILFFFAPEIFSFVFGANWRVAGEFAQIIIPMLYLKFIINPLSYTFYIAKKQKNDLIGQILLLIIVVISIYIGLLYKDEKILIMFFSIGYSIIYLVYLIYSYFLSKGIQK, encoded by the coding sequence TTGATAAATAAACTAAGACCAAGATCTGATTTTGCTAAAAATGTAATAACTTTAATGACAGGAACTACTATTGCACAAGCAATACCTATAGCTATTAGTCCTATTCTTACAAGAATATATGCACCTGAAGATTTTGGAGTATTCGCACTTTATATGGCAATAGCTTCAATTTTTGCAGTAATTGCTACAGGGCGATATGAAATGGCAATAATGCTTCCTCATGAAGAAGATGATGTGAAATCTATTGTTAAACTTATTATATTAATATTAATAACTATTACATTTTTTGTATTTCTATCTATTTTTATTTTTAATAATACAATTACAGCTTTTTTAGATAATCCAGAAATATCAACTTGGCTTTACTTCTTACCTATTTCTATTTTTTTAGTTGGACTATATCAAATTTATAACTATCTATTAATTAGAGAAAAAAATTTTAAAAGACTATCAACAAATAAAGTAATTGTATCAACTACTAATAGTTCTACTCAACTTGTATATGGATTTACTATTTCTAATGGTTTTGGATTACTTATTGGAAATATAATTAGTTATATAGTTTCTATATATTTTATTGTCAAAAGTAAAACAGTAAATAAATATTTTAATTTTAAAGATAATTCTATTAATAAGGTAGCAAAAGAATATCAAAATTTTCCTAAATATGATGTTCCTTCTGTATTAGTAAATATTCTTTCAAATCAATTACCTCTTTTTGCCTTAGGTAAGTATTTTAGTTTAGGTACAGTTGGTTTTTATTCTTTAATGTATAAAGTTTTGATGATGCCAATAGGTCTTCTTTCAAATAGTATTTTAGATGTCTTTAAGCAGAGGGCAACAGAAGATTATAATAAATATGGAAATTGTGAAGATATCTTTATTAAAACTTTTAAGAGTTTATTTTTAATTGGAATTATTCCTTTTTCTATTTTGTTTTTTTTTGCGCCAGAAATTTTTTCTTTTGTATTTGGTGCAAACTGGAGAGTTGCAGGAGAATTTGCACAGATTATTATTCCTATGTTATATTTAAAATTTATTATTAATCCTTTAAGTTATACTTTTTATATTGCAAAAAAACAAAAAAATGATTTAATTGGTCAAATATTACTTTTAATAATTGTAGTTATTTCTATTTATATTGGATTACTTTATAAAGATGAAAAAATTTTAATAATGTTTTTTTCAATAGGATATTCAATTATTTATTTAGTTTATTTAATATATTCATATTTCTTATCAAAGGGTATACAAAAATGA
- a CDS encoding acyltransferase — translation MISKLIKKFFFKDLSKRMLETSYSQTPVKFKMWFYQRVLGFNKEAYWPMHFTSIVTGVKNIYAGIDTSPGYMPGCYIQGIGKIYIGDYSQISSNVGIITANHNIYDTRKHEVKSVIIGKYCWVGMNSMILPGVELGDFTIVGAGSVVTKSFSEGYCIIAGNPAKVIKKIDKEKCKPFKNNYEYHGYLNTHEFNEYKDKYLNV, via the coding sequence ATGATATCTAAACTTATTAAAAAATTTTTTTTTAAAGATTTATCAAAAAGAATGTTAGAAACATCTTATTCTCAAACACCAGTAAAGTTTAAAATGTGGTTTTATCAAAGAGTTTTAGGTTTTAATAAAGAAGCATATTGGCCTATGCATTTCACAAGTATTGTAACAGGTGTGAAGAATATTTATGCAGGAATAGATACTTCTCCTGGATATATGCCTGGCTGTTACATTCAAGGAATAGGTAAAATATATATTGGTGATTATTCTCAAATTTCTTCAAATGTTGGAATAATAACAGCTAATCATAACATTTATGATACTAGAAAACATGAAGTAAAATCAGTAATAATTGGAAAATATTGTTGGGTAGGTATGAACTCAATGATATTGCCAGGTGTAGAATTAGGAGATTTTACTATTGTAGGAGCTGGAAGTGTTGTAACAAAATCATTTTCAGAAGGATATTGTATAATAGCTGGTAATCCAGCAAAAGTTATTAAAAAAATTGATAAAGAGAAGTGTAAACCTTTTAAGAATAATTATGAATATCACGGGTATCTTAATACTCATGAATTTAACGAATATAAAGATAAATATTTAAATGTATAA
- a CDS encoding N-acetyl sugar amidotransferase: MKSKRECSKCVLDTTVEDITFDENGVCNYCREYDSVVKTIPHGEKAKEVLNQTVKQIKQDGKGKKYDCILGLSGGVDSTYLAYLVVELGLRPLVVHIDTGWNSEIAVQNIENVVNKLNLDLHTHVIDWEEMKDLQLAFFKASIPDCDIPQDHVFPALLNKIAKQNKIKHIISGHNIVTEYILPRNWSYDSNDLTHILDIHKKFGKMPLKKYPRYSLFDRIFIYRWIFPIKSHRILNYVYYNKEEVKKFIQEKLGWRDYGGKHFESRFTKFFQAYYLPTKFGFDKRKAHLSNLIVSNQITRNEALMELKNDLYDLNELENDKEYICKKLDITLEKWNEIMNLPLKEHRDYKSDYNKLWYVYYRYLVEVIKRIIKR, translated from the coding sequence ATGAAAAGTAAAAGAGAATGTTCTAAGTGTGTGTTAGATACTACGGTTGAAGATATAACCTTTGATGAAAATGGAGTGTGTAATTATTGTAGAGAATATGATAGTGTTGTAAAGACTATTCCTCATGGAGAAAAAGCAAAAGAAGTATTAAATCAAACTGTAAAACAGATCAAACAAGATGGTAAAGGTAAAAAGTATGATTGTATTTTAGGTTTAAGTGGAGGTGTGGATAGTACATATCTTGCATATCTTGTTGTTGAACTTGGACTAAGACCTTTGGTTGTACATATAGATACAGGATGGAATTCTGAAATAGCTGTTCAAAATATTGAAAATGTTGTGAATAAATTAAATTTAGATTTACATACACATGTTATTGATTGGGAAGAAATGAAAGACTTACAACTTGCATTTTTTAAAGCCTCTATTCCAGATTGTGATATTCCTCAAGACCATGTTTTTCCTGCATTACTAAACAAAATTGCAAAACAAAATAAAATAAAACATATTATAAGTGGACATAATATTGTTACAGAGTATATACTTCCTAGAAATTGGTCTTATGATAGCAATGATTTGACACATATACTAGATATACATAAAAAGTTTGGAAAAATGCCTTTAAAAAAATATCCGAGGTATTCACTATTTGATAGAATATTTATTTATCGTTGGATTTTTCCTATTAAATCTCATAGAATTTTGAATTATGTCTATTATAATAAAGAAGAAGTAAAAAAGTTTATTCAAGAAAAACTAGGTTGGAGAGATTATGGAGGTAAACATTTTGAATCTAGGTTTACAAAATTCTTTCAAGCATATTATTTACCAACAAAATTTGGTTTTGATAAACGAAAAGCTCATTTATCTAATCTTATAGTTTCAAATCAAATAACTAGAAATGAAGCTTTAATGGAACTTAAAAATGATTTATATGATTTGAATGAACTAGAAAATGATAAAGAATACATATGTAAAAAACTAGATATAACACTTGAAAAGTGGAATGAAATAATGAACTTACCATTAAAAGAGCATCGAGACTATAAAAGTGATTATAATAAATTGTGGTATGTTTACTATAGATATCTTGTCGAAGTTATTAAAAGAATTATAAAAAGATGA
- a CDS encoding glycosyltransferase, whose protein sequence is MKILFIAYYFEPFSSVGAKRISYWAKHLKRVDSNISICDVITTISQTEEFDTIDNVFYVKNTNQGLLRRVIRFDKGASWLYDLKKFVKNNIKQNEYDFVVLTGDPFLHFFIINDFKKLRIKTIIDFRDPFANNPRGIVKDTFVKKIKHFILRNIEDYFLSKADCIITVNQYCIELFENYKKYLHKIKIIDNGYDEQLFKSIEKKEYIKKSEDNVIKFTYAGKLYADRNPKVFFKCIEKFDNIKFYHIGEKSEYIKEESKQISSLGFMSYKQTLETMVSFDVCTIFTSGHLFESTTKIFDYIALNKIILIITEGEVRTGQLNNITKEYPFVFWAKNNEKEIEYILRKILKDCLSMSQLEFDSYNYSREYGLKKLIEILDYN, encoded by the coding sequence ATGAAAATTTTATTTATAGCTTATTATTTCGAACCTTTTTCAAGTGTTGGCGCTAAAAGAATTTCATATTGGGCAAAGCATTTAAAAAGAGTTGATAGTAATATATCAATATGTGATGTTATTACCACAATATCTCAAACTGAAGAATTTGATACTATTGATAATGTATTTTATGTAAAAAATACAAATCAAGGATTATTAAGAAGAGTTATCCGATTTGATAAAGGTGCCTCTTGGCTGTATGATTTAAAAAAATTTGTAAAAAATAATATCAAACAAAATGAATATGATTTTGTAGTTTTGACTGGAGATCCATTTTTACATTTTTTTATAATAAATGATTTTAAAAAATTAAGAATAAAAACGATCATTGACTTTCGTGATCCATTTGCAAATAATCCTAGAGGAATAGTAAAAGATACATTTGTTAAAAAAATTAAACATTTTATATTGAGAAATATAGAAGATTATTTTTTATCTAAAGCAGATTGTATTATTACAGTAAATCAATATTGTATCGAGTTATTTGAAAACTATAAAAAATATCTGCATAAAATAAAAATAATAGATAATGGTTATGATGAACAACTATTTAAGAGTATTGAGAAAAAAGAATATATTAAAAAATCAGAAGATAATGTAATCAAATTTACATATGCTGGAAAACTTTATGCAGATAGAAATCCCAAAGTATTTTTTAAGTGTATAGAAAAATTTGATAATATTAAGTTTTATCATATTGGTGAAAAAAGTGAATATATTAAGGAAGAATCTAAACAAATAAGCTCTTTAGGATTTATGTCATATAAGCAAACATTAGAAACAATGGTAAGTTTTGATGTTTGTACAATTTTTACTTCTGGACATTTATTTGAATCCACAACAAAAATATTTGATTATATAGCTTTAAATAAAATTATATTAATAATCACAGAAGGAGAAGTTAGAACAGGACAATTAAATAATATTACGAAAGAATATCCATTTGTTTTTTGGGCTAAAAATAATGAAAAAGAGATTGAGTATATTTTAAGAAAAATCTTAAAAGATTGTTTATCCATGAGTCAATTAGAATTTGATAGTTATAATTATTCAAGAGAATATGGATTGAAAAAATTAATAGAAATATTAGACTATAATTAG